DNA from Lagenorhynchus albirostris chromosome 3, mLagAlb1.1, whole genome shotgun sequence:
GAAGAGGGAAGACAGGAGATGAAAAACCCCTTGGGATGTGGGGGGGATGCCCAGAGCTGGGGGgccagggcggggaggggagatGTCCAACACTCTCCCGCTGCAGCTCCCGCGTGGAGAAGCAGCTGGCCCTGGGCCTGGAGCACAGCAGGCAACTGTGTGTTGAATCATTAATATTAATCAGAATTACACGGAACCCTGGGGCCTCATATCCATTATCTGCTCTGAACGCACAACagctctgggagggagggagggagggagggagggggcgaaGCCAGCAAGGACAGTAGCTCCCCTTTAGCAGATGGTGGAAGGGAAGCTGAGGCCACATCCAGCTCAAGGTCATATAGCAAGTCCATCAAAGACCAGGCCTTCTGACTCCCAACTTGGAACTTTCCCCACTTGCCAACACCAATTTTTACTTTGATTTGAAAGTACGTGGTGGCTACATAAGTCTGTGCCCCATGCCCAGCACCGCACAGAGAGGCATAAGACCCTGACCCATCCTCAGCCTCTCAAAGTCTTACTGACAAATGAGACATGTGTGGAAAGAACCATAAATTCACAGCAAAGCCTGGAGGGTTTCACGTGTTCCTGGACATGTAGAAGTGTTCCTGTATAAAGAAGGGCCCGGTGGGATGGGAGATATTCACCATGGGATCACCAGATACATATGCCACCCATCTAAATTTTGGGGACACGGGATGGACAACTATACCCACCTGCACCCCTGATTTCCCTATCAAAGGAAGCTTCAAGctaaagaaaaggtaaaaaaagaaagagttcgGGGGCTAGTGCCCACCAGATTTCAAGGAGGGGGCAAACTGGAGATGGGTTTTGAAGGATGTGTAGGAGTTTACCaatgggagaaaggaaaggaaaggcatCTCAGCCAGAGAGAACTGTAAGTGGGGAGGTCCAGAGGTATCACATGGCATGGTGCGGGTGACACTAGAGCACAGAGGTCTTAAAGAACAGGCCAAGGAGCTCACAACCTGCCCCTAAGGCAATGGGAGACAGGATCTGGGTCCAGGGTATCTGGAGACCTGTCCTTGACTCTTTGCTCAGCCCTGGGGAGCCCCATGATTCTGTCCAACCCCTTCACCACATCCTTCAATCTGGCCTTCCAGAGCACCCCCAATAGAGACCTCTCTGTGTCCGGCTCCTATCTGTCCCCTGGGGTCAGCAGCTCCCCCACGATGAGTcctggtggggggaggtggtCAAGAGCTCTCAGTAGGGTCAAGGGGTTGAAGGCTGGCAGGAGAAACCAGCTACACAAGAGACAAAGGAACAGAGGAATGGCTTGGCAAGAACATCTGGGAAGATGATCTGAGGGTCTTAGTAGCCCCACAGCTTGATACAAATCAGCTCCTTTGTGCTTCCCTGTGCTGTCTTTGAAGAATTAAAGAGGAAGGTCTGTGAATTTGTCTCAAGGACAAGAAAGATGGGCACAGAGAGCAGGTAGTTGGTCCTGCCCGGCATCTGGAAGTGGGTGCCtcagggggagaggaagggaggccgGATTCCTGGAGCTTGTGTCCCCCTTCTGCCAGATCCCGTGCGGCACCTGGGAGCTGAAGTCATGCTGCTGCAGCTGGCGGCCCTCCCGCAGGTCCCAGCAGCGCACGGTGTTGTCCAGGCCCCCTGTCCAGAGCCGAGTGCCGTAATCAGAAATGTCGATGCAGCTGGCCCCATCCGTGTGGCCCTGGAATTGCCTGGAGGAAGGAGGGCCCAGGTGTCCATCCTGGAGGAGATGCTGTTCCAGCATCCTCCCAGGCCGCTCCCACAGCACAAAGGGGAGACGGCAGGGGCTTGCCCGAGGTCACAGGGCACCGGCCACCCACCTGACCATGGTCTGGTTCTGCAGGTCCCAGACCACGATGTTGCCGTCACTGCAGCAGGAAAAGCAGACCTTGGCGTCGGGGCTGACGGCCAGGGCGTAGCAGGCGGGCGCCGAGGAGGTCAGCTCCGCCTTGATGCGAGGGGTGGGGGCCGCCAGGTCCCAGATGGACAAGGTGCTGGCCTCACCACCCACTATCAGACTCCGGCCGTCCGGCAGCAGCTTGCAGGAACGAATGTAGTTGTCCCGGttctgggaggggagagaagcaAGGGCGTGGGGTAGCACCCTTAGCCATGCCTGCCAGAGCCCAGCTGAAAAAACCACCCCAGTAGGCCTGTAAGCTCTGCCCCTGGTTGGCCTATAAGCGCCACCCTACTGGCGTTAATCTCCAATCCTGTTGGACTGTAAGTTCCACCCTCATTGGCCTATAAATCCTGCCCCTGGTTGGCCCATAAGCTCCACCCCACTGGCCCATAAGCCCCAACCCTGTCGGGCTATAATCTCCACCTGTGGGTGCCCTAAGAGCTCTGCCCCAAACTGGCCAAGAAGCCCCACCCTGGTTGGCCTATAAACTCCACCCATTGGCCTATAGCCCCACCCCTAGGTGGCCTGTAAGGTCCACCCGGTCGGCCTATAAGCCCCGCCCCGCTGGCCTGCAAGCTCCGCCCCGCCCTCACCAGGCAGTCCAGCTGAGCCACTGGCGTCTTGGCGCCCGGCTGGCCCACGTCCCACACCTTCACACAGCCCTTGCCGCCCGTGTACACATGCTGCGTGGTGCCGCTGATGGTGACCGCGCAGACCACCTCGCCGTGCGCCAGCGTGTGCAGCTGCCGCGCGTGCCGCGGGATGCCGGCGCCCACCAGCGCGTCAGAAGGGAAGGGCACCGGCTGCATCTGCCCGTCCGCAGACACATGGAAGGAGTACGCCCTGGACGGGAGGTGGGGCATGACGCACGGGGAGCCGGgaccctccccaccctcacccccctgCCTGTGCCCCCATGCGTTTAGGGACGGGGCCCCAGGATCAAAGGTCAGCGTGATACTGAAGAGGAAGGGGTCCGGCCGTGGCCTGGTGCATGGTAAGCAAGCACTTAGTGAATCTCCGTGGAACAGAGGATCCAGGAAGATGCCCTGTGAGCTCCAGAGAACGCAGTCCAATAGCAGCCACCAGCCACAGGGCCagttaaatggaaagaaatttaaaatttcagttcctcagtcGCAGtgaccacatttcaagtgctcaaaagccaCAGATAGCTGATGGCAATCAGACTGGACAGCTGTAAGTGTAGAACATTCCCGTCACGGCAGAAAGTTTTACTGATCTTGGGGCCGGGTCATTCTCTGGGATGGGGCAGTCCTGTGCATTGTAGTGTGTTGAGTATTATCCCTGGCCCCCCACCCACTAGAGACTAGAAGCACTTgggtgtgacaaccaaaaatatcaccAGACATCACTAAATGTCCTGAGGTTGGTAGGGGAGGGCAGTAAGGAAGCACAAAATCCACCCCCTGCTGAGAACCACTAGTGTAGGCTTTGCTTGTTACATAACCCTCTCTCCAGAGCGCAACTCCGGGAGCCCCGATTATCTTACAGAAGAGACTTTCGGGAAAGgcagcagggaagcccaacacgCACCCCACAATGTAAGCACCTGAGAGGAGGCAGGGAGCCCCACCCTGGTACTCACGGCTTTCCCCCGGGGAtggtgggcagggaggaagagATGGACGACCCTCGGAGATGTGGATGAGACTCAAATGCCATCTGCCAAAACGCCAACGGGGGTGTCATGGGCGGATGACTCAAACCCACAACTGCCCTCTCCCGTGCTCACTTGCCATGTTCCTCTCTGTTTATCAGAGAACACACCCCCCAATTTGTTTATCAGCCCCTCCCCAAGAAAGGGGAGGTGCCCTTTCCTTTACCCATCCTACAGATGGGAAAGTGGAGGCTTTCACATGAGGGAACCCCAAGGTCTCTGGCTGGGGAATCCTACGGCCCCAGAGGTGGAAGGATCCTGATGAATCTTCCGTCCAATGCACagaacaggggtcagcaaactccAGCCCCCTGCTTGTtgtcataaataaagttttattggcacacagccattCCTGTATATGTTGTCTATGGTGGCTTTTGAGCTATgaaggcagagttgagtagttgtgatagGGATCAACTGGTCTGCAAGGCCAAAAATacttaccatctggccctttacagaaaacactGCTGACCTCTGTTCTACAACACGCCTTGCAAGTGCCCACCCAGCCTCAGGCCTTGAATAACTCCAATGACAGGCATTTTCTTCCCTCTGGAGGCATCTACACCCACTGCAGGATGGCTCACTCTAGCAAGCATCTGTCCCAGTACTGCCCTCTGGGGCCCACGCACCAGCTCAGGAGTCTCATGCCTCTCCTTCAACTCTTTCCCATGGTACATCActtccagtcctctccctggggtagTCCTTCCTCTACAATCTACCAGAATCACCAACGTCCCTTAAAAATCAGGGCAAACAACTGTACACCAGGCTGAAGCACACCCTCACATCCCATGGCTGAGGTTCTCTGGTTCTCTTAACGCAACATAATCACAGTTGTTTCTTCCACAGTCACAGGTGCTTATTTGTATTAAGCTTGTGGGGCTACTGAGACCCTCAGATCATCTTCCCACATGCACTTGCCAGGCCAGGACTTTCCTCCCTTTCCCAATTCCCTGGTCTTTGGGTGTGTACCTGGtttctcctcccagcccccagcccctgggccctgCTCACACCTCCTGGCATCTCCCACCCTGACGACTCACCATGGGGGAGCGTCCATACATCACAGAGCCGCTGACCTGGGGGGACAGGTGGAGGCTGACGTAGGAGCTGGGCACAGAGAGGTCCCCATTAAGGGCGCTGTGGGAGCCCAGGCTGAAGGATGTGGTGAAGGGACTGGACAGGGTCAGGGGACTCCTCAGGGctgagagagaagagacaaagacagaTCTTCAGACACGTTGGATCCAGATCCTGCCTTCCACTGCCTTGGGGGAGCTCCAGGGCCCTCATGCTCTGGCCCAGCATCCACCATACCCTGTCCTATCTCCAGACATTTACAGCTGCTGTTGCCTCTGGCCAACaagcctttccttttcctttttcagttattgaattcttactcatccttcaaaacccagacTCAATGTCCAGCAACGTCTCAGGAACATCCTTGAgcctccccactccaccccttgCCTCCAACCTGGCCCATCTTGGgtcccttcctccaccccagccctgatCACACAGAGCTGGGAATTTTGAGGTCTGGGTCTCCTCCCCCACCACCTGGGATCTCCCTGAAGGCAAGTTCCAGGGCTAGTTTCTTTCTGGGACTCCAGAACCAGCTAGTTTCTTTCTGGGACTCCAGAACCAGCCAGAGCCCGGCCATAAGACAGAAAAGAGGAGCACTGTCATCCCCATATTAatgatggggaaagtgaggctcagagaggttgatcacttgcccgaggtcacacagctggtgagtgtcCAAAGCTGGCCTGAAACCCAAGCCTGTCTAACTCCAAAGCTTGTCTCTCCAGCACTGGGCTGAAGCCCCagagcaagtcacttcccctctctgggcctcagtttcccatgtCTGGGCCAAGACAATGAAGAAACGGAGGCCCAGAGTGAGGCAGTGTCTATTCTGAGTCATGGAAAGGGCAAGGCAATGCCCCAGCTGGAATCCACACgtcctgcctcccccaccccccaccattgTTTAGAACTCCCCGGAAAGGAGGCCTGTCCTGGCAGGCACCAGCAGGTGCTCACCAATACTGTCCGTGGAAGGTGCTGGCTTGGCCGCGAGCTGGCGGAGGTGACTGGCGGAGCTGGGCCCAGGGGTGGACGCGTCCTGGGGCGGGGAGGAGTCTGAGGACTTGGAGGCAGGGGTGCCGGCAGGAAGATCGTTCTGGGGGAGAGAGGGCAGCACTGAACACCCCCAGGCACCTGGTGCCTTGCAGCCTAAGGATCTGGGCAGAAGGTGAGTTGGAGGAGGGAGTACACCTGGAGCAGGCCAGGGCTCATGCAGGGACACACACACCAGGGGAGCGGGCCCCACAGCCGACCTCCTGAGCATGGGGCCCGCTCCCCTGGGGTGTGTCCCTGCACGCATCGGAACACCAGGCGGGCGCCTGAGCATCCACCCCATGGGGTGCACACACGTGCGTGCCCACGGGAACCCGGGCAATCTTGGGAGAACTGCGCATGCGGGTGATAAGGTACACAGGGCAACCACAGGGTAAGGGATGCGGTGAACATCCCTACATCTGGGGCATGGTGGGCGCACAGGGATCACGAGAGAAGGCGAGGCACAAAGTTAGAGGCTGGCGTATCCTTCAGGGCCAAGGAACAAACTCTAGGATGGGCTCTCGAAGTAGGAGACCACAGTATGCTCCCAGATGCAAGACCCTCACCCCCTTGCTCCCCACGAGGAGCTCCCCCACTGCTGTCCGTCCCCGTGGGGAccctggaggagagaggaagccGGACCTCCTTCATGGAGGAACAAGCTCTGTCTCGGCTTCCAGCCATCGCTTCCTTTGCCTTTCAAGAAACTTCACATCCTCGTCTTGTGTGGGCTGCACCCTATCCTTCCTTTACAAGGTCACACATTTTGTGACAGCCACACTCACACACCCACGACAGGGAGTGGATGGTGCCAACGTGGGGACCAGGGGGGCCTTCTCCATTAGAACagcgctgcccctccccctctttgTCTCCTTGGAGTGGGAGGAGGGCACAAGAGATGCGATGGGAGCCCCAACCTTGGCGGTTGCCATAGCAACCTGCTGGGAGGGGAGGCCTAGAAACCGACACAGTCTCCCTGgtaagggcagggcaggggtctgGGGAAGATTTGGGGGCAGGGACAAAAGGAGCTGAATTGAGAATGCCTGGGGGAGTGCTTTCAGGTGGTCCATACGGCTGGCATTAAACACCAGGAGGCCCAAGGAGAGAGCTGTTCTGATATGAATCATCTTTTCTTGCAGGGACCACATCTCAGGTTGGGGCTGGTGTGTTCCCAAGGCCTTAACACCCCCAGGGCTGGAATCAGCCTGGCCAAGCCAGCAATTCTATAGTTTCACTGTGTTTATTTTCACCAGATTTCCTATTTATTGCAAGAGATACTTGGTTTCCACATAAGATGGTGAGCtaccttttaatattatttacaaaGTTGCCTTTTCAGATTTACTGAGGTTCCACAGAGTGAGTCCACTTAGGAAAAATTACTGGACTAATGTAGAGGTGCTTTTTAGGAAGGCAGCAAAATAATCACTAAGGAAATCCTGGACCACAACAGCCTGTTTCATTTCTCATCACTCCACATCTAATGTGGTAGAATCTGTTTCCAGGTCCCCAGGATGAATAAAATGAGTTTCAAGGCTTCCCCTACTCCTTACCAAGACGAGCTCCTTGGTTCTGGGGAGCGGTGAGCCAAGGCTGGAGGCCAAGGAGGCTGGACTGTCCACCAGGTCCCGACGGGCAGGGATGCAGATGGGTGCCTTCCCACATGGGGTGGTTGCTGGGCTGGGGGGCTCGGAGGGTTGGTCCTGGGTTGGAGGAGGTGATGATGAGTGGGGGGGGCGGGGTAAAGTGGCAGGGGAAGGAGACGCCCTCTCTATACCCTGCTTGTGTCCTACCCCAACCTCTAGACTGGGCACCTAGGACCCACCTTGGGAGGATTATgaaacctccctgagcctcagtggactcatccgtaaaatgggttAAATGACATAAGCACACATAGCAAGGACTATATACgggcttggttttgttttccccCATTGAACGGATGGGGAAAAGTGAGGCCGGGGAAGGGGGTGTCACTCTCCCAAAGTGACACGGTGAGCCAGGGCTTGAAGCCGCTTCCGTTGCCCACATCCAGggttctctgggtctcagtttccccacctgtgctATGGAGAGGAGGTCAGCCTGGGGTGCCCCAGTTTCTCCTACTTCCCCTGGCCCCATGCCCTCCCCATCCCAGCCATCCCATAGAGAGGGGAACACCAGGACACCCATTCCCTCTGGGCCCCCCAAATCCCCGGATAACCCactgcctgctctgtgcccagaCCTCCTAGTCCTGAGGTCAGAGTGGGAGGAGGCTGGACCCCGACTCACCTCGTCCACCACCAGGTTGTAATCGCTCTTGTCCTCATCACTCTCCTGGGGGGACAGGGGGGAGAGAGCTCACCCTGGCCATGCTCCTGCCTCCACGCCCCCTTACCTCTCTTCAGGAGGGTTTGACTGGGATTCTGTGGTTTGGTTCATTTGCTCAAGTACAAGggaggccggggggaggggggaatcctTCAATGGAGGAGATGGAGCTGAGTGCCCAGGAGGTGCTGTGTGGCCTCACTTTACTCCTCTGTGCAGTGGGGGAAGAGCCAGAGACCAGGAGGCATCCTTACCTCCTTCCCAGCTCTCGACCCACAGGGGCAATCAATCTCTCAGGCTGGTCCGCCTCCCACACTGTCTGCCCACCCCAGTCCATGTGTGCCCCCCACTCACATAAGGTCCCGACAGATCCTTCTCCTCCGCTCTCTGCTTCCCATTGCCACCCGGGCCGCTGGGTCGCTCCTCTTCCGCCACACTCTCTGGGGGTGAGGGGGATGCACTCTGCAGAGACACAGGGCCCCAGACTGCGTCCTGGTCCAGCCAAAACCAAGGATCCCCATCACTGTTACTAGGATCTGTGCCTCAAGCTTCCCATCTGGGAAAAGGGACCTTCCGAGGGCAGACTCAGTGGGGTCATGACAACCACAAATGTCCCCAGACATCGCCCAGGGTCCCCTGGGGGGGGCACTAATGTGAACTGAGATGAGCTCTAAGTGCAAAATGCATTCGGATCTTGGAGGcataatacaataaaaagaacGGAAAAGATCCCATTAAAACTGTTTTATGTTGGGAGTTTGGGTTTTGTGGGGGGCATGAGCCAACCTTGCAGGTCTCCTTACAtgaccctgcaataaacctttctctgctccaaaaaaaaaacccaaaaaacaaaaaaacagactgtTTTATGTGGATTACAGGTTGAAATATTTTAGATGCattgtgttaaataaaatttactattgAAATTCATTTCAcctcattaacttttttttttttttttttttttttgcgcggtatgcaggcctctcactgttgtggcctctcccgttgcggagcacaggctccggacgcgcaggctcagcggccatggctcacgggcccagccgctccgcggcatgtgggatcttcgcggaccggggcacgaacccatgtcccctgcatcggcaggcggactctcaaccactgcgccaccagggaagcccaaacttttTTAATGTGCCTACTAGAAAATTTACAGTGATGTTTACACAAAGCTAAACGTGTGACTGAAActgcataaacacacacacacacacacacacacacacacacacacacacacgagtgcatGTAAAACCGTGAAGTGGGAATAAGCCCTGTGGGTTGCACCCATGTCTGTTTCCTGGCTTTGATATGgtattttagttt
Protein-coding regions in this window:
- the TLE2 gene encoding transducin-like enhancer protein 2 isoform X4 — translated: MYPQGRHPTPLQSGQPFKFSILEICDRIKEEFQFLQAQYHSLKLECEKLASEKTEMQRHYVMYYEMSYGLNIEMHKQAEIVKRLSGICAQIIPFLTQEHQQQVLQAVERAKQVTVGELNSLIGQQQLQPLSHHAPPVPLTPRPAGLVGGSATGLLALSGALAAQAQLAAVAKEDRTGVEAEGSRVERAPSRSASPSPPESVAEEERPSGPGGNGKQRAEEKDLSGPYESDEDKSDYNLVVDEDQPSEPPSPATTPCGKAPICIPARRDLVDSPASLASSLGSPLPRTKELVLNDLPAGTPASKSSDSSPPQDASTPGPSSASHLRQLAAKPAPSTDSIALRSPLTLSSPFTTSFSLGSHSALNGDLSVPSSYVSLHLSPQVSGSVMYGRSPMMAFESHPHLRGSSISSSLPTIPGGKPAYSFHVSADGQMQPVPFPSDALVGAGIPRHARQLHTLAHGEVVCAVTISGTTQHVYTGGKGCVKNRDNYIRSCKLLPDGRSLIVGGEASTLSIWDLAAPTPRIKAELTSSAPACYALAVSPDAKVCFSCCSDGNIVVWDLQNQTMVRQFQGHTDGASCIDISDYGTRLWTGGLDNTVRCWDLREGRQLQQHDFSSQIFSLGHCPNQDWLAVGMESSNVEILHVRKPEKYQLHLHESCVLSLKFASCGRWFVSTGKDNLLNAWRTPYGASIFQSKESSSVLSCDISGNNKYIVTGSGDKKATVYEVVY
- the TLE2 gene encoding transducin-like enhancer protein 2 isoform X2; protein product: MYPQGRHPTPLQSGQPFKFSILEICDRIKEEFQFLQAQYHSLKLECEKLASEKTEMQRHYVMYYEMSYGLNIEMHKQAEIVKRLSGICAQIIPFLTQEHQQQVLQAVERAKQVTVGELNSLIGQQLQPLSHHAPPVPLTPRPAGLVGGSATGLLALSGALAAQAQLAAVAKEDRTGVEAEGSRVERAPSRSASPSPPESVAEEERPSGPGGNGKQRAEEKDLSGPYESDEDKSDYNLVVDEDQPSEPPSPATTPCGKAPICIPARRDLVDSPASLASSLGSPLPRTKELVLNDLPAGTPASKSSDSSPPQDASTPGPSSASHLRQLAAKPAPSTDSIALRSPLTLSSPFTTSFSLGSHSALNGDLSVPSSYVSLHLSPQVSGSVMYGRSPMMAFESHPHLRGSSISSSLPTIPGGKPAYSFHVSADGQMQPVPFPSDALVGAGIPRHARQLHTLAHGEVVCAVTISGTTQHVYTGGKGCVKVWDVGQPGAKTPVAQLDCLNRDNYIRSCKLLPDGRSLIVGGEASTLSIWDLAAPTPRIKAELTSSAPACYALAVSPDAKVCFSCCSDGNIVVWDLQNQTMVRQFQGHTDGASCIDISDYGTRLWTGGLDNTVRCWDLREGRQLQQHDFSSQIFSLGHCPNQDWLAVGMESSNVEILHVRKPEKYQLHLHESCVLSLKFASCGRWFVSTGKDNLLNAWRTPYGASIFQSKESSSVLSCDISGNNKYIVTGSGDKKATVYEVVY
- the TLE2 gene encoding transducin-like enhancer protein 2 isoform X1 is translated as MYPQGRHPTPLQSGQPFKFSILEICDRIKEEFQFLQAQYHSLKLECEKLASEKTEMQRHYVMYYEMSYGLNIEMHKQAEIVKRLSGICAQIIPFLTQEHQQQVLQAVERAKQVTVGELNSLIGQQQLQPLSHHAPPVPLTPRPAGLVGGSATGLLALSGALAAQAQLAAVAKEDRTGVEAEGSRVERAPSRSASPSPPESVAEEERPSGPGGNGKQRAEEKDLSGPYESDEDKSDYNLVVDEDQPSEPPSPATTPCGKAPICIPARRDLVDSPASLASSLGSPLPRTKELVLNDLPAGTPASKSSDSSPPQDASTPGPSSASHLRQLAAKPAPSTDSIALRSPLTLSSPFTTSFSLGSHSALNGDLSVPSSYVSLHLSPQVSGSVMYGRSPMMAFESHPHLRGSSISSSLPTIPGGKPAYSFHVSADGQMQPVPFPSDALVGAGIPRHARQLHTLAHGEVVCAVTISGTTQHVYTGGKGCVKVWDVGQPGAKTPVAQLDCLNRDNYIRSCKLLPDGRSLIVGGEASTLSIWDLAAPTPRIKAELTSSAPACYALAVSPDAKVCFSCCSDGNIVVWDLQNQTMVRQFQGHTDGASCIDISDYGTRLWTGGLDNTVRCWDLREGRQLQQHDFSSQIFSLGHCPNQDWLAVGMESSNVEILHVRKPEKYQLHLHESCVLSLKFASCGRWFVSTGKDNLLNAWRTPYGASIFQSKESSSVLSCDISGNNKYIVTGSGDKKATVYEVVY
- the TLE2 gene encoding transducin-like enhancer protein 2 isoform X6; this encodes MYPQGRHPTPLQSGQPFKFSILEICDRIKEEFQFLQAQYHSLKLECEKLASEKTEMQRHYVMYYEMSYGLNIEMHKQAEIVKRLSGICAQIIPFLTQEERERGRERNYKEQARKGTSLAVQWLGLHAPMAGGTGSIPGQGTKIPTPKKKKHQQQVLQAVERAKQVTVGELNSLIGQQQLQPLSHHAPPVPLTPRPAGLVGGSATGLLALSGALAAQAQLAAVAKEDRTGVEAEGSRVERAPSRSASPSPPESVAEEERPSGPGGNGKQRAEEKDLSGPYESDEDKSDYNLVVDEDQPSEPPSPATTPCGKAPICIPARRDLVDSPASLASSLGSPLPRTKELVLNDLPAGTPASKSSDSSPPQDASTPGPSSASHLRQLAAKPAPSTDSIALRSPLTLSSPFTTSFSLGSHSALNGDLSVPSSYVSLHLSPQVSGSVMYGRSPMMAFESHPHLRGSSISSSLPTIPGGKPAYSFHVSADGQMQPVPFPSDALVGAGIPRHARQLHTLAHGEVVCAVTISGTTQHVYTGGKGCVKVWDVGQPGAKTPVAQLDCLNRDNYIRSCKLLPDGRSLIVGGEASTLSIWDLAAPTPRIKAELTSSAPACYALAVSPDAKVCFSCCSDGNIVVWDLQNQTMVRQFQGHTDGASCIDISDYGTRLWTGGLDNTVRCWDLREGRQLQQHDFSSQIFSLGHCPNQDWLAVGMESSNVEILHVRKPEKYQLHLHESCVLSLKFASCGRWFVSTGKDNLLNAWRTPYGASIFQSKESSSVLSCDISGNNKYIVTGSGDKKATVYEVVY
- the TLE2 gene encoding transducin-like enhancer protein 2 isoform X5 yields the protein MSYGLNIEMHKQAEIVKRLSGICAQIIPFLTQEHQQQVLQAVERAKQVTVGELNSLIGQQQLQPLSHHAPPVPLTPRPAGLVGGSATGLLALSGALAAQAQLAAVAKEDRTGVEAEGSRVERAPSRSASPSPPESVAEEERPSGPGGNGKQRAEEKDLSGPYESDEDKSDYNLVVDEDQPSEPPSPATTPCGKAPICIPARRDLVDSPASLASSLGSPLPRTKELVLNDLPAGTPASKSSDSSPPQDASTPGPSSASHLRQLAAKPAPSTDSIALRSPLTLSSPFTTSFSLGSHSALNGDLSVPSSYVSLHLSPQVSGSVMYGRSPMMAFESHPHLRGSSISSSLPTIPGGKPAYSFHVSADGQMQPVPFPSDALVGAGIPRHARQLHTLAHGEVVCAVTISGTTQHVYTGGKGCVKVWDVGQPGAKTPVAQLDCLNRDNYIRSCKLLPDGRSLIVGGEASTLSIWDLAAPTPRIKAELTSSAPACYALAVSPDAKVCFSCCSDGNIVVWDLQNQTMVRQFQGHTDGASCIDISDYGTRLWTGGLDNTVRCWDLREGRQLQQHDFSSQIFSLGHCPNQDWLAVGMESSNVEILHVRKPEKYQLHLHESCVLSLKFASCGRWFVSTGKDNLLNAWRTPYGASIFQSKESSSVLSCDISGNNKYIVTGSGDKKATVYEVVY
- the TLE2 gene encoding transducin-like enhancer protein 2 isoform X3, producing the protein MYPQGRHPTPLQSGQPFKFSILEICDRIKEEFQFLQAQYHSLKLECEKLASEKTEMQRHYVMYYEMSYGLNIEMHKQAEIVKRLSGICAQIIPFLTQEHQQQVLQAVERAKQVTVGELNSLIGQQQLQPLSHHAPPVPLTPRPAGLVGGSATGLLALSGALAAQAQLAAVAKEDRTGVEAEGSRVERAPSRSASPSPPESVAEEERPSGPGGNGKQRAEEKDLSGPYESDEDKSDYNLVVDEDQPSEPPSPATTPCGKAPICIPARRDLVDSPASLASSLGSPLPRTKELVLNDLPAGTPASKSSDSSPPQDASTPGPSSASHLRQLAAKPAPSTDSIALRSPLTLSSPFTTSFSLGSHSALNGDLSVPSSYVSLHLSPQMAFESHPHLRGSSISSSLPTIPGGKPAYSFHVSADGQMQPVPFPSDALVGAGIPRHARQLHTLAHGEVVCAVTISGTTQHVYTGGKGCVKVWDVGQPGAKTPVAQLDCLNRDNYIRSCKLLPDGRSLIVGGEASTLSIWDLAAPTPRIKAELTSSAPACYALAVSPDAKVCFSCCSDGNIVVWDLQNQTMVRQFQGHTDGASCIDISDYGTRLWTGGLDNTVRCWDLREGRQLQQHDFSSQIFSLGHCPNQDWLAVGMESSNVEILHVRKPEKYQLHLHESCVLSLKFASCGRWFVSTGKDNLLNAWRTPYGASIFQSKESSSVLSCDISGNNKYIVTGSGDKKATVYEVVY